In Ahaetulla prasina isolate Xishuangbanna chromosome 5, ASM2864084v1, whole genome shotgun sequence, the following are encoded in one genomic region:
- the LOC131199777 gene encoding uncharacterized protein LOC131199777, whose amino-acid sequence MWQDEYLENLNPLRGAVDMMGLSTQFLGVSLVPKDTVKWDQSYAASLIGSVPTMLEILEDTGFFLLLGQFCALLKGLQSTGLLLTSDEWKQQPSEGGGVLKKLDPFFRMLVHLSPWKIYHSFWSLRDFLEKVEDEDWEGQNCVKYLSVVQQGLEGLEPEKTLNCFEGLHDFLNYQQQSLAWLESHPEVHEKLGHLNFFPTLALLKKIMEVGMEYFNDCLIDLQEVLEDLNEVEAIVPSPDDLDMY is encoded by the coding sequence ATGTGGCAGGACGAATACTTAGAGAACCTGAACCCTCTGCGGGGAGCTGTGGATATGATGGGACTTTCGACTCAATTTCTCGGCGTGTCCCTGGTCCCAAAAGACACGGTGAAATGGGACCAATCCTACGCCGCCAGCCTCATCGGCAGCGTCCCCACCATGCTGGAGATCTTGGAAGACACgggcttcttcctcctcctcggccAATTCTGCGCCCTTTTGAAGGGGTTGCAAAGCACCGGCCTTCTCCTCACCTCCGATGAGTGGAAGCAGCAGCCttcagaaggaggaggagtttTGAAGAAGCTGGATCCCTTCTTCAGGATGCTGGTCCATCTTAGTCCGTGGAAGATCTACCACAGCTTCTGGAGTCTCCGAGATTTCCTGGAGAAGGTGGAAGACGAAGACTGGGAGGGACAAAACTGTGTGAAATACCTGTCCGTCGTACAACAGGGCTTGGAAGGCCTGGAGCCCGAGAAGACACTCAATTGCTTTGAGGGACTTCATGACTTCCTCAACTACCAGCAACAGAGCCTGGCGTGGTTAGAGTCTCATCCCGAAGTTCACGAGAAACTGGGCCACCTCAATTTCTTTCCAACGTTGGCCTTGCTCAAGAAGATCATGGAGGTCGGAATGGAATATTTCAACGACTGCCTGATCGACCTGCAAGAAGTTCTGGAAGATCTCAACGAGGTGGAAGCCATCGTCCCGTCTCCGGATGACTTGGATATGTACTAG